The proteins below are encoded in one region of Rhizobium sp. 9140:
- a CDS encoding HpcH/HpaI aldolase family protein, with translation MPAPVNPFKAALKERRFQLGLWVALASPYAAEVLSESGYDWLLIDGEHAPNDIPSLAAQVQALKGSQSHAVVRLPVGETWMIKQILDAGAQTVMIPMVETVEEAERLVRAVRYPPRGDRGVGAALGRASNFSRIGDYLETADREICLIVQIESRAGLAALDRIAAIDGVDGLFIGPSDLAADMGLLGQPGHPDVTEAIGDAFTRIVRAGKASGIMTLSLDQARLYRKLGADFMAIGTDVTTLVEATTRLRLQYQEDETSAPTGSSGY, from the coding sequence GTGCCGGCACCGGTCAATCCATTCAAGGCGGCACTCAAGGAGCGACGCTTCCAGCTCGGCCTCTGGGTGGCACTGGCCAGCCCGTACGCCGCCGAGGTCCTGTCCGAAAGCGGCTATGACTGGCTGCTCATCGATGGCGAACATGCCCCGAACGACATTCCCTCGCTCGCAGCGCAGGTCCAGGCGCTGAAAGGCTCGCAGAGCCATGCTGTCGTCCGCTTGCCGGTGGGCGAGACCTGGATGATCAAGCAGATCCTCGACGCCGGCGCCCAGACCGTCATGATCCCGATGGTGGAAACCGTCGAGGAAGCCGAGCGGCTGGTGCGGGCGGTGCGCTATCCGCCGCGCGGTGACCGAGGCGTTGGCGCGGCGCTCGGCCGGGCCTCCAACTTCAGTCGCATCGGCGATTATCTGGAAACGGCGGATCGCGAGATCTGCCTGATCGTCCAGATCGAGAGCCGGGCGGGTCTGGCCGCTCTCGACCGGATCGCCGCGATCGACGGCGTGGATGGCTTGTTCATCGGCCCATCCGATCTCGCGGCCGACATGGGCCTTCTCGGGCAACCCGGTCATCCCGATGTCACGGAAGCCATTGGCGATGCCTTCACGCGGATCGTCCGAGCCGGCAAGGCGTCGGGAATCATGACGCTTAGCCTCGATCAGGCACGGCTCTATCGTAAACTCGGCGCGGACTTCATGGCGATCGGCACGGATGTAACGACGCTCGTGGAAGCAACCACCCGGCTTCGCCTGCAATATCAGGAGGATGAAACTTCTGCTCCAACAGGATCGTCCGGGTATTAA
- the phaZ gene encoding polyhydroxyalkanoate depolymerase codes for MFYQFYELNHAIMAPWRAAADAMRLAYSNPLNPLSQTYLGRTAAAGLEVFERSTRRYGKPEFGLHETIIDGQPISIDEKIVWRQPFCNLIHFERVLEKPARSDPRVLIVAPMSGHYATLLRGTVEALLPTSDIYITDWIDARMVPLTEGTFDLDDYIEYLIEILHFLGPDTHVIAVCQPAVPVLAAAAIMEARGDALSPASMTLMGGPIDTRINPTAVNKLAKDKPIEWFRDNVVMPVPFPQPGFMRPVYPGFLQLSGFMSMNLDRHINAQKEFFDHLVKHDGDAAEKHREFYDEYLAVMDLTAEFYLQTVDVVFMQHALPKGEMMHRGERVDTHAIRKVALLTVEGENDDISGAGQTEAAQTICSNIPDHMRMHYVQPDVGHYGVFNGSRFRREIAPRITAFQREHGHKAAAVKVIKGGKTA; via the coding sequence ATGTTTTACCAGTTCTATGAGCTGAACCACGCGATCATGGCTCCCTGGCGTGCCGCAGCCGACGCCATGCGGCTGGCCTATAGCAATCCACTCAACCCGCTGTCGCAAACCTATCTCGGCCGCACCGCAGCAGCCGGTCTCGAAGTCTTCGAACGCTCGACCCGCCGCTACGGCAAGCCGGAATTCGGTCTGCATGAGACGATCATCGACGGCCAGCCGATCTCGATCGACGAGAAGATCGTCTGGCGTCAGCCCTTCTGCAATCTCATCCACTTCGAGCGCGTTCTCGAAAAGCCGGCCAGGTCCGATCCACGCGTCCTGATCGTCGCCCCGATGTCCGGCCACTACGCGACGCTTCTGCGCGGCACCGTGGAAGCGCTGCTGCCGACCTCCGACATCTACATCACGGACTGGATCGACGCGCGCATGGTACCCCTGACGGAGGGGACGTTCGATCTCGACGACTATATCGAATACCTCATCGAGATCCTGCATTTCCTCGGTCCCGACACGCATGTCATCGCGGTTTGCCAGCCGGCCGTTCCCGTTCTTGCCGCAGCCGCCATCATGGAAGCCCGGGGCGATGCACTCTCGCCGGCCTCAATGACGCTGATGGGCGGGCCGATCGACACGCGGATCAACCCGACCGCCGTCAACAAGCTCGCCAAGGACAAGCCGATCGAATGGTTCCGCGACAATGTCGTAATGCCCGTTCCGTTCCCCCAGCCCGGCTTCATGCGGCCGGTCTATCCCGGCTTCCTCCAGCTTTCCGGCTTCATGTCGATGAACCTCGACAGGCATATCAACGCCCAGAAGGAATTCTTTGACCATCTCGTCAAGCATGACGGCGATGCAGCCGAGAAGCATCGGGAGTTCTACGACGAATATCTCGCCGTGATGGACCTGACTGCCGAATTCTATCTCCAGACAGTCGATGTGGTCTTCATGCAGCACGCCTTGCCGAAGGGCGAGATGATGCATCGTGGCGAGCGGGTAGATACGCACGCGATCCGCAAGGTGGCCTTGCTGACGGTTGAGGGCGAAAACGACGACATCTCCGGCGCCGGTCAGACGGAGGCGGCACAGACCATCTGTTCCAATATTCCGGACCATATGCGGATGCATTACGTGCAGCCGGATGTCGGACATTACGGCGTTTTCAATGGTTCGCGCTTCCGTCGGGAAATCGCACCGCGCATCACCGCTTTCCAGCGCGAGCACGGCCACAAGGCCGCCGCCGTCAAGGTCATCAAGGGTGGAAAAACCGCTTAA
- a CDS encoding DUF2852 domain-containing protein produces the protein MNQNALIRPDWTPATIALMVLGFVVFWPLGMAMLAYILFGERLKSFKRDANASVDTILSTFKGGFGGFGKTGFSRGTFRAGDTGNVAFDDWREAELARLDEERRRLDDMREDFDAYVRELRRAKDQDDFDRFMRERNNPSNGPVTGYTGN, from the coding sequence ATGAATCAAAATGCCTTGATCCGTCCTGACTGGACGCCCGCGACCATTGCGTTGATGGTTCTCGGCTTCGTCGTTTTCTGGCCGCTCGGCATGGCCATGCTCGCTTACATCCTGTTCGGTGAACGCTTGAAATCCTTCAAACGCGACGCGAATGCCTCCGTCGATACCATCCTTTCCACCTTCAAGGGTGGCTTCGGCGGCTTTGGCAAGACGGGTTTTTCGCGCGGCACGTTTCGCGCCGGCGATACGGGCAACGTCGCTTTCGACGACTGGCGAGAAGCCGAACTGGCGCGTCTCGATGAGGAGCGTCGTCGTCTGGACGACATGCGCGAAGACTTCGACGCCTACGTCCGCGAACTGCGCCGTGCCAAGGATCAGGATGATTTCGACCGCTTCATGCGCGAGCGCAATAACCCGTCGAATGGCCCGGTCACCGGCTATACCGGTAACTGA